From Solwaraspora sp. WMMD1047, the proteins below share one genomic window:
- the gyrB gene encoding DNA topoisomerase (ATP-hydrolyzing) subunit B, with amino-acid sequence MATQKKQDYTADSLTVLEGLEAVRKRPGMYIGSTGERGLHHLVQEVVDNAVDEAMAGYCDTIEVVLLADGGVRVEDNGRGIPVDLHPKLKKPGVEVALTVLHAGGKFDGKAYAVSGGLHGVGVSVVNALSVKMQVEIHKSGYVWRQRYANSKPSPLEKGEETNRTGSIVAFWPDPDVFETIDFNFETIYRRLQEMAFLNRGLTIQLRDERVQEEDGKQREVTFCYKNGIADFVRHLNNSKNPMHRSVIEFGAEDDGMAVEVAMQWNESYGESVYTFANTINTHEGGTHEEGFRAALTGVVNKYGADKKFLKGDEKLSGEDIREGLAAIISVKLTNPQFEGQTKTKLGNTPVRSFVLKVCNEWLADWLERNPAEAKIIITKASQAARARIAAQQARKLARRKSLLESGSMPGKLADCQSTDPRESEVFIVEGDSAGGSAKQGRDPRTQAILPIRGKILNVEKARIDRVLKNNEVQALITALGTGIHDDFDIEKLRYHKIVLMADADVDGQHIQTLLLTLIFRFMRPLVELGHVYLAAPPLYKIKWNRKGDDAQYAYSDRERDGLIALRQQKKPNAKPDDIQRFKGLGEMNYPELWETTMNPATRTLRQVTLDDAATADELFSVLMGENVEARRSFIQRNAKDVRFLDI; translated from the coding sequence GTGGCAACGCAGAAGAAGCAGGACTACACCGCCGACTCACTCACCGTTCTGGAAGGGCTGGAGGCGGTCCGGAAGCGGCCCGGTATGTACATCGGGTCCACCGGAGAGCGTGGCCTGCATCACCTCGTGCAGGAGGTGGTCGACAACGCCGTGGACGAGGCGATGGCCGGCTACTGCGACACCATCGAGGTGGTTCTGCTCGCCGACGGCGGGGTCCGGGTCGAGGACAACGGCCGGGGCATCCCGGTCGACCTGCACCCGAAGTTGAAGAAGCCGGGCGTCGAGGTCGCGCTGACCGTGCTACACGCCGGCGGCAAGTTCGACGGCAAGGCGTACGCGGTCTCCGGTGGTCTGCACGGCGTGGGTGTCTCGGTGGTGAACGCCCTCTCGGTGAAGATGCAGGTGGAGATCCACAAGTCCGGGTACGTGTGGCGGCAGCGGTACGCCAACTCCAAGCCGAGCCCGCTGGAGAAGGGCGAGGAGACCAACCGCACCGGGTCGATCGTCGCCTTCTGGCCGGACCCGGACGTCTTCGAGACCATCGACTTCAACTTCGAGACGATCTACCGCCGGCTGCAGGAGATGGCGTTCCTGAACCGGGGCCTGACCATCCAGCTGCGCGACGAGCGGGTCCAGGAGGAGGACGGCAAGCAGCGTGAGGTGACGTTCTGCTACAAGAACGGCATCGCCGACTTCGTCCGGCACCTGAACAACTCGAAGAACCCGATGCACCGCAGCGTGATCGAGTTCGGCGCCGAGGACGACGGCATGGCGGTCGAGGTCGCCATGCAGTGGAACGAGTCGTACGGCGAGTCGGTCTACACCTTCGCCAACACGATCAACACGCACGAGGGCGGCACCCACGAGGAGGGTTTCCGGGCGGCGCTGACCGGCGTGGTGAACAAGTACGGCGCGGACAAGAAGTTCCTCAAGGGGGACGAGAAGCTCTCCGGCGAGGACATCCGGGAAGGGCTGGCGGCGATCATCTCGGTGAAGCTGACCAACCCGCAGTTCGAGGGCCAGACCAAGACCAAGCTGGGCAACACCCCGGTCCGCAGCTTCGTGCTCAAGGTCTGCAACGAGTGGCTGGCCGACTGGCTGGAGCGCAACCCGGCCGAAGCGAAGATCATCATCACCAAGGCGTCCCAGGCGGCCCGCGCCCGCATCGCCGCCCAGCAGGCCCGCAAGCTGGCCCGCCGCAAGTCGCTGCTGGAGTCCGGCTCGATGCCGGGCAAGCTGGCCGACTGCCAGTCGACCGATCCGCGCGAGTCCGAGGTCTTCATCGTCGAGGGCGACTCGGCCGGCGGCTCGGCGAAGCAGGGCCGGGACCCGCGGACCCAGGCGATCCTGCCGATCCGGGGCAAGATCCTGAACGTGGAGAAGGCCCGGATCGACCGGGTGTTGAAGAACAACGAGGTGCAGGCCCTGATCACGGCGCTGGGCACCGGCATCCACGACGACTTCGACATCGAGAAGCTGCGCTACCACAAGATCGTGCTGATGGCCGACGCCGATGTCGACGGGCAGCACATCCAGACCCTGCTGCTGACCCTGATCTTCCGCTTCATGCGGCCGCTGGTCGAACTGGGGCACGTGTACCTCGCCGCCCCGCCGCTCTACAAGATCAAGTGGAACCGGAAGGGCGACGACGCCCAGTACGCCTACTCCGACCGGGAGCGGGACGGGCTGATCGCGCTGCGTCAACAGAAGAAGCCGAACGCGAAGCCGGACGACATCCAGCGGTTCAAGGGTCTGGGTGAGATGAACTACCCAGAACTGTGGGAGACCACGATGAACCCCGCTACGCGTACGCTGCGTCAGGTCACGCTCGACGACGCTGCAACCGCGGATGAGCTCTTCAGCGTCCTGATGGGGGAGAACGTGGAGGCTCGCCGGTCGTTCATCCAGCGCAACGCCAAGGACGTCCGCTTCCTTGACATCTAG
- the recF gene encoding DNA replication/repair protein RecF produces MHVRRLELVDFRSYERLSIDLEPGGNVLVGPNGVGKTNLVEALGYVATLGSHRVATDAPLVRAGATSAVIRCVIEHDGRELLVELEIVPGRANRARLGRSAVRRARDVLGALRLVLFAPEDLELIRGDPAERRRYLDDLLVTRLPRYAGVRADYERVVKQRNALLRTAYLARKTGGTRGGDLSTLAVWDSHLAQHGAELLAGRLELVAALGPHVTKAYDAVAAGTGAAAISYRPSLELAGPAPDRPALAAALADALAQARPAEVERGTTLVGPHRDDLTLTLGALPAKGYASHGESWSYALALRLAGYELLRADGHEPVLVLDDVFAELDAGRRDRLAGLVGGAAQLLVTCAVADDVPTALRGTRYEVAEGGVRRAG; encoded by the coding sequence GTGCACGTCCGCCGGCTGGAACTGGTCGACTTCCGCTCCTACGAGCGGCTGAGCATCGATCTTGAGCCGGGCGGCAACGTCCTGGTCGGCCCGAACGGGGTCGGCAAGACCAACCTGGTGGAGGCCCTCGGGTACGTGGCGACCCTGGGCAGCCACCGGGTCGCCACCGACGCCCCACTGGTCCGGGCCGGCGCGACCAGCGCGGTGATCCGGTGCGTGATCGAACACGACGGCCGGGAGCTGCTCGTCGAACTGGAGATCGTTCCCGGCCGGGCCAACCGGGCCCGGCTCGGCCGCTCCGCGGTGCGCCGGGCCCGGGACGTGCTCGGCGCGCTGCGGCTGGTGCTGTTCGCCCCCGAGGACCTGGAACTGATCCGCGGCGACCCGGCCGAGCGGCGCCGCTACCTCGATGACCTGCTGGTCACCCGGCTGCCCCGGTACGCCGGGGTGCGGGCCGACTACGAACGGGTGGTCAAACAGCGCAACGCGCTGTTGCGGACCGCGTACCTGGCCCGCAAGACCGGCGGCACGCGCGGCGGCGACCTCTCCACCCTCGCCGTCTGGGACAGCCACCTCGCCCAGCACGGCGCGGAGCTGCTGGCCGGCCGGCTGGAGCTGGTCGCCGCGCTCGGTCCGCACGTGACGAAGGCGTACGATGCGGTCGCCGCCGGCACCGGCGCCGCCGCCATCAGCTACCGCCCGTCGCTGGAGCTGGCCGGCCCCGCGCCGGACCGGCCGGCGCTCGCGGCGGCGCTGGCGGACGCCCTGGCGCAGGCCCGCCCGGCGGAGGTGGAACGGGGCACCACGCTTGTCGGCCCGCACCGCGACGACCTGACCCTGACACTGGGAGCACTACCCGCCAAGGGGTACGCCAGCCACGGCGAATCCTGGTCGTACGCGCTGGCCCTGCGGCTCGCCGGCTACGAGCTGCTGCGCGCCGACGGGCACGAGCCGGTGCTGGTGCTCGACGACGTCTTCGCCGAGCTGGACGCCGGCCGGCGGGACCGGCTGGCCGGGCTGGTCGGCGGCGCGGCGCAGTTGCTGGTCACCTGCGCGGTGGCCGACGATGTCCCGACGGCCCTGCGCGGCACGCGCTACGAGGTGGCCGAGGGAGGGGTACGCCGTGCCGGCTGA
- the dnaN gene encoding DNA polymerase III subunit beta, whose amino-acid sequence MKFRVERDALADAVAWTAKSLPSRPSVPVLAGVMLRVGDGGLHVSGFDYEVSSQVTVDVQSDADGAALVSGRLLAEITKALPAKPVDIAAVGAHLELVCGSARFTLPTMPVEDYPTLPEMPSSAGTVDAGAFAAAVGQVAIAAGRDETLPMMTGVRIELNGSTMAMLATDRYRLALRELTWRPDDPQVSVNALVPARTLHDTAKTLGPLGGDVLVALAQGAAGEGMIGFAAGSRRTTSRLLDGANYPPVRSLFPSSHNAEARVAVSALAEVVKRVSLVAERTTPVLLSFSADGLVVEAGGTEEARASEAMDATFTGEPLTIGFNPQYLLDGLAALGSQTAVLSFVDAFKPAVISAAGDDGEIIAGYRYLIMPIRVTR is encoded by the coding sequence CCAGCCGGCCGTCGGTGCCGGTGCTCGCGGGAGTGATGCTGCGGGTCGGCGACGGCGGCCTGCACGTCTCCGGGTTCGACTACGAGGTGTCCAGCCAGGTCACCGTCGACGTACAGAGCGACGCCGACGGCGCGGCCCTGGTCTCCGGCCGACTGCTGGCCGAGATCACCAAGGCGCTGCCGGCCAAGCCGGTGGACATCGCCGCCGTCGGTGCCCACCTGGAGCTGGTCTGCGGCAGCGCGCGCTTCACCCTGCCGACGATGCCGGTCGAGGACTACCCGACGCTGCCCGAGATGCCGTCCAGCGCCGGCACCGTCGACGCGGGTGCCTTCGCCGCCGCCGTCGGGCAGGTGGCGATCGCCGCCGGCCGGGACGAGACGCTGCCGATGATGACCGGGGTCCGGATCGAGCTGAACGGCTCGACGATGGCGATGCTCGCCACCGACCGGTACCGGCTCGCCCTGCGCGAGCTGACCTGGCGCCCGGACGACCCGCAGGTGAGCGTGAACGCGCTGGTGCCGGCCCGGACCCTGCACGACACCGCCAAGACACTCGGCCCGCTCGGCGGGGACGTCCTGGTGGCGCTCGCCCAGGGCGCCGCCGGCGAGGGCATGATCGGCTTCGCGGCCGGCTCCCGCCGCACCACCAGCCGGCTGCTCGACGGCGCCAACTACCCGCCGGTCCGGTCACTCTTCCCGAGCAGCCACAACGCCGAGGCCCGGGTGGCGGTCTCCGCCCTGGCCGAGGTCGTCAAGCGGGTCTCGCTGGTGGCCGAGCGGACCACGCCGGTGCTGCTCAGCTTCAGCGCCGACGGGCTGGTGGTGGAGGCCGGCGGCACCGAGGAGGCGCGGGCCAGCGAGGCGATGGACGCCACCTTCACCGGTGAACCGCTGACCATCGGCTTCAACCCGCAGTACCTGCTCGACGGGCTGGCGGCACTGGGTTCGCAGACCGCGGTGCTCTCCTTCGTCGACGCCTTCAAGCCGGCGGTCATCTCCGCCGCCGGCGACGACGGCGAGATCATCGCCGGATACCGCTACCTGATCATGCCGATCCGGGTTACCCGCTGA
- the gnd gene encoding phosphogluconate dehydrogenase (NAD(+)-dependent, decarboxylating) encodes MQIGLVGLGRMGANMRERLRAGGHEVVGFDHHPEVSDVADVTELAARLATPRAIWVMVPAGVTDAAIDELVPVLAPGDLIVDGGNSRFTDDTARAERLDQHGIGYLDVGVSGGVWGRENGYALMVGGAREHVERLMPIFEALKPPGDFGFAHAGPVGAGHYAKMVHNGIEYGLMQAYAEGYELLTKSEMVTNVPGVLASWRDGTVVQSWLLDLLVRALDEDPELANLRGYVEDTGEGRWTVDEAIRLAVPMNVIAAALFARFASRQEDSPALRAVAALREQFGGHPTRKK; translated from the coding sequence ATGCAGATCGGCCTGGTAGGTCTCGGCCGGATGGGCGCGAACATGCGGGAACGGCTGCGCGCCGGCGGGCACGAGGTGGTCGGCTTCGACCACCACCCGGAGGTCAGCGACGTCGCCGACGTCACCGAACTGGCGGCCCGGCTCGCCACCCCCCGGGCCATCTGGGTGATGGTGCCGGCCGGCGTGACCGACGCCGCGATCGACGAACTCGTCCCGGTGCTCGCCCCCGGCGACCTGATCGTTGACGGCGGGAACTCCCGGTTCACCGACGACACCGCCCGCGCTGAGCGGCTCGACCAGCACGGCATCGGCTACCTCGACGTCGGGGTCTCCGGCGGGGTGTGGGGGCGCGAGAACGGCTATGCGTTGATGGTGGGCGGCGCGCGGGAGCACGTCGAGCGGCTGATGCCGATCTTCGAGGCGCTCAAGCCGCCGGGCGACTTCGGCTTCGCCCACGCCGGCCCGGTCGGTGCCGGCCACTACGCCAAGATGGTGCACAACGGCATCGAGTACGGCCTCATGCAGGCCTACGCGGAGGGCTACGAGCTGCTCACGAAGTCCGAGATGGTGACGAACGTGCCGGGGGTGCTCGCCTCCTGGCGGGACGGCACCGTCGTGCAGTCCTGGCTGCTGGACCTGCTGGTCCGCGCCCTCGACGAAGACCCTGAACTGGCAAATCTGCGCGGCTACGTGGAGGACACCGGCGAGGGACGCTGGACCGTCGACGAGGCGATCCGGCTCGCCGTCCCGATGAACGTCATCGCCGCGGCGCTCTTCGCCCGGTTCGCCTCCCGCCAGGAGGACTCACCGGCGCTGCGGGCGGTCGCCGCGCTCCGCGAGCAATTCGGCGGTCACCCGACCCGCAAGAAGTGA
- the gyrA gene encoding intein-containing DNA gyrase subunit A, giving the protein MTDNPDSLSNEPDAPVPGVGGVVERDRIEPVGLEVEMQRSYLDYAMSVIVGRALPDVRDGLKPVHRKILYAMFDSGYRPDRGYVKCSRVVGDVMGQFHPHGDSAIYDALVRMAQSWSLRYPLVDGNGNFGSPGNDPAAAMRYCVTGDARVRIATGTVRIDEIVPDAPPDSETGIDLKVRDRNGDLVQASKFFHSGEHPTLRVRTREGYELTGTHNHPVLCLVEVAGVPTLLWKLLAEVRPGDRVAMQRVVPDEIGYPVLEHVEAAVLAGAFVSEGWASENRAGFNNVDREFFGRVVAAYDLAVGGPRYLSQRTIASGSTLHEMDIQDLTALRRSILGDLVGHRSAGKFVPAFVWQGPAAVKRAFLQALFEGDGSSSLLPRNTIQVSYSTRSELLAREVQQLLLEFGVVSRQCRYDQGEIKVVVTNRRDARIFAHQVGFLGRKQLKLMAELAGIPRQSTALSSDHVPFVGAFLREHGADRWTERDWLRRHNIDRIERWERDRDEIAARVTSQDALAVVEPLVDGRFYYAEVATVTDVGVRPVYSLRVETDDHSFVSNGFVSHNTECKLDPLAMEMLRDIDEDTVDFQNNYDGRAKEPTILPSRIPNLLVNGSEGIAVGMATKIPPHNLREIAAAVQWCLEHPDEDEPTTLEALIGIVKGPDFPTHGLIVGTTPIQEAYRTGRGSIRMRAVVDVEEDKKGRPCLVVSELPYQVNPDNLAERIAELIKEGKLAGIADIRDESSGRTGMRIVLVLKRDAVAKVVLNNLYKHTQLQETFGANMLALVDGVPRTLNLAQFIRYYVDHQIDVIRRRTAYRLRKAEERAHILRGLVKALDALDEVIALIRRSPTVEEARQGLIELLTIDEIQATAILDMQLRRLAALERQKIIDELAKIELEIADLKDILAKPERQRKIISEELGEIVAKWGDERRTKILPFDGEVSMEDLIAREDVVVTITRTGYAKRTKVDLYRSQRRGGKGVSGASLRQDDIVSHFFVGSTHNWMLFFTNKGRVYRAKAYELPEANRVARGQHVANLLAFLPDEQIAQVIQIPDYQVAPYLVLATRNGLVKKTRLEEFDSNRSGGIIAINLRDNDELVGAALVASEDDLLLVSKKAQAIRFNATDEALRPMGRATTGVIGMRFTDDDVLLAMEVVRPGLDVLVATNGGYAKRTPIEEYPVQGRGGKGVLTAKITERRGGLVGAVVIDPDDELFAITSNGGVIRTPVKPVRRTRDRNTMGVKLMDLPDGVTIVAIARNADEPDEQDS; this is encoded by the coding sequence GTGACGGATAATCCCGATTCGTTGAGCAACGAGCCGGACGCGCCGGTTCCCGGCGTGGGTGGGGTCGTCGAGCGGGACCGCATCGAACCGGTCGGGCTCGAAGTCGAGATGCAGCGGTCGTACCTCGACTACGCCATGAGCGTCATCGTCGGGCGGGCCCTGCCCGACGTCCGGGACGGCCTCAAGCCCGTACACCGCAAGATCCTCTACGCGATGTTCGACTCGGGCTACCGCCCGGACCGCGGCTACGTGAAGTGCTCGCGGGTGGTCGGCGACGTGATGGGCCAGTTCCACCCGCACGGCGACTCGGCCATCTACGACGCCCTGGTCCGGATGGCCCAGTCCTGGTCGCTGCGCTACCCGCTGGTCGACGGCAACGGCAACTTCGGCTCCCCCGGCAACGACCCAGCCGCCGCCATGCGCTACTGCGTCACCGGGGACGCTCGGGTCCGGATCGCCACGGGAACCGTACGGATCGACGAGATCGTTCCCGACGCGCCACCGGACTCAGAGACCGGCATCGACCTCAAGGTCCGGGACCGGAACGGCGACCTGGTGCAGGCGAGCAAGTTCTTCCACTCCGGCGAGCACCCGACGCTACGGGTGCGGACCAGGGAGGGGTACGAACTGACCGGCACCCACAACCACCCGGTGCTCTGCCTGGTGGAGGTGGCGGGGGTCCCGACCCTGCTCTGGAAGCTACTGGCTGAGGTCCGCCCCGGCGACCGGGTCGCCATGCAGCGGGTTGTGCCGGACGAGATCGGCTACCCCGTGCTGGAGCACGTCGAGGCGGCCGTCCTCGCTGGCGCCTTCGTCAGTGAAGGCTGGGCTTCTGAGAATCGGGCCGGCTTCAACAACGTTGACCGAGAGTTCTTCGGTCGCGTGGTCGCGGCGTACGACCTCGCCGTTGGTGGTCCCCGCTACCTCAGCCAACGGACGATCGCCTCCGGTAGCACGCTGCACGAGATGGACATCCAAGACCTCACCGCGCTGCGCAGGAGCATTCTGGGCGACCTGGTCGGGCATCGGAGCGCGGGGAAGTTCGTACCTGCGTTCGTTTGGCAAGGCCCGGCCGCCGTGAAGCGGGCCTTCCTTCAGGCGCTCTTCGAGGGAGACGGTTCCTCGTCGCTGCTGCCGCGAAACACGATCCAGGTTTCCTACTCGACCCGCAGCGAGCTGCTGGCCCGGGAAGTCCAGCAGTTGCTGCTGGAGTTCGGCGTGGTCAGCCGGCAGTGCAGGTACGACCAGGGCGAGATCAAGGTTGTCGTGACGAATCGTCGCGACGCGCGGATCTTTGCCCACCAGGTCGGATTCCTCGGCCGCAAGCAGCTCAAGCTGATGGCGGAACTGGCCGGGATACCGCGGCAGAGTACCGCGCTGTCCAGCGATCACGTGCCGTTCGTTGGAGCCTTCCTCCGGGAACATGGTGCCGATCGTTGGACGGAGCGGGACTGGCTGCGCCGGCACAACATCGACCGGATTGAGCGGTGGGAGCGGGACCGCGACGAGATTGCCGCCCGGGTCACCAGTCAGGACGCTCTCGCGGTCGTCGAACCGCTGGTCGACGGGCGGTTCTACTACGCCGAGGTAGCCACGGTGACCGACGTGGGGGTGCGACCGGTCTACAGCCTCCGGGTCGAGACCGATGATCATTCGTTCGTCAGCAACGGCTTCGTGAGCCACAACACCGAGTGCAAGCTCGACCCGCTGGCGATGGAGATGCTGCGGGACATCGACGAGGACACCGTCGATTTCCAGAACAACTACGACGGGCGGGCCAAGGAGCCCACCATCCTCCCGTCCCGCATCCCGAACCTGCTGGTGAACGGCTCCGAAGGCATCGCGGTCGGGATGGCGACCAAGATCCCGCCGCACAACCTGCGGGAGATCGCGGCCGCCGTGCAGTGGTGCCTGGAGCACCCGGACGAGGATGAGCCGACCACCCTCGAAGCGCTGATCGGGATCGTGAAGGGTCCGGACTTCCCGACCCACGGCCTGATCGTCGGCACCACCCCGATCCAGGAGGCGTACCGGACCGGGCGGGGTTCGATCCGGATGCGCGCGGTGGTCGACGTCGAGGAGGACAAGAAGGGTCGGCCGTGCCTGGTCGTCTCGGAGCTGCCCTACCAGGTCAACCCGGACAACCTCGCCGAGCGGATCGCGGAGCTGATCAAGGAGGGCAAGCTCGCCGGCATCGCCGACATCCGGGACGAGTCCTCCGGGCGGACCGGCATGCGGATCGTGCTGGTGCTCAAGCGCGACGCGGTCGCCAAGGTGGTGCTCAACAACCTCTACAAGCACACCCAGCTGCAGGAGACCTTCGGCGCCAACATGCTGGCCCTGGTCGACGGGGTGCCGCGCACGCTCAACCTGGCCCAGTTCATCCGCTACTACGTCGATCACCAGATCGACGTGATCCGGCGCCGGACGGCGTACCGGTTGCGCAAGGCCGAGGAGCGGGCGCACATCCTGCGCGGTCTGGTGAAGGCGCTGGACGCGCTGGACGAGGTGATCGCCCTGATCCGGCGGTCGCCGACCGTGGAGGAGGCCCGGCAGGGCCTGATCGAGCTGCTCACCATCGACGAGATCCAGGCCACCGCCATCCTGGACATGCAGCTGCGGCGGCTCGCCGCGCTGGAGCGCCAGAAGATCATCGACGAGCTGGCCAAGATCGAGCTTGAGATTGCCGACCTCAAGGACATCCTGGCCAAGCCGGAGCGGCAGCGGAAGATCATCTCCGAGGAGCTGGGCGAGATCGTCGCCAAGTGGGGCGACGAACGGCGTACCAAGATCCTGCCGTTCGACGGCGAGGTCTCCATGGAGGACCTGATCGCCCGCGAGGACGTGGTGGTCACCATCACCCGGACCGGGTACGCCAAGCGCACCAAGGTTGACCTCTACCGCTCGCAGCGCCGGGGCGGCAAGGGTGTCAGCGGGGCCAGCCTGCGCCAGGACGACATCGTCAGCCACTTCTTCGTCGGCTCGACCCACAACTGGATGCTGTTCTTCACGAACAAGGGCCGGGTCTACCGGGCCAAGGCGTACGAGTTGCCCGAGGCGAACCGGGTGGCCCGCGGGCAGCACGTTGCGAACCTGCTGGCGTTCCTGCCGGACGAGCAGATCGCCCAGGTGATCCAGATCCCGGACTACCAGGTGGCGCCGTACCTGGTGCTGGCCACCCGCAACGGACTGGTGAAGAAGACCCGGCTGGAGGAGTTCGACTCCAACCGCAGCGGCGGCATCATCGCGATCAACCTGCGCGACAACGACGAGCTGGTCGGCGCCGCGCTGGTGGCGTCCGAGGACGACCTGCTGCTGGTCTCCAAGAAGGCGCAGGCGATCCGGTTCAACGCCACCGACGAGGCACTGCGACCGATGGGCCGGGCCACCACCGGCGTGATCGGGATGCGGTTCACCGACGACGACGTGCTGCTGGCCATGGAGGTGGTACGCCCCGGGCTGGACGTCCTGGTGGCCACCAACGGCGGCTACGCGAAACGTACGCCGATCGAGGAATACCCCGTGCAGGGACGGGGAGGTAAAGGGGTACTGACGGCCAAAATCACCGAGCGGCGGGGTGGGCTGGTCGGTGCGGTCGTGATCGACCCGGATGACGAGTTGTTCGCGATCACCAGCAACGGGGGCGTCATCCGGACTCCGGTGAAGCCTGTACGCCGCACGCGCGATCGGAACACAATGGGGGTCAAGCTGATGGACCTTCCGGACGGTGTGACTATCGTGGCCATTGCTCGCAATGCCGACGAGCCTGACGAACAGGACAGTTGA
- a CDS encoding DciA family protein, which translates to MADPSGGRPAGQGVGSAPGAGEPAGPELARAVLDAALARRQAGRANRRTRGEADLDGAGAAGEPGGARSGQPRRRPRGYSGPGPDPRDPQLLGAVLARLVKARGWQTPAAEATVFGAWERVVGPEVAKHSRPVKLDAGELTVEAESTAWATQLRLLAGSLLQRIAAEVGHNVVRKLHIHGPSAPSWSRGPRRVRGRGPRDTYG; encoded by the coding sequence GTGGCGGACCCGAGCGGCGGGCGGCCGGCAGGCCAGGGCGTCGGTTCGGCACCCGGGGCCGGTGAACCGGCCGGTCCGGAGTTGGCGCGGGCGGTGCTGGACGCGGCGCTCGCCCGGCGGCAGGCGGGCCGCGCGAATCGGCGTACCCGGGGAGAGGCGGACCTCGACGGAGCGGGAGCGGCCGGCGAGCCCGGCGGGGCGCGGTCCGGTCAGCCCCGCCGGCGGCCGCGGGGCTACTCGGGACCGGGGCCGGACCCGCGTGACCCGCAGCTGCTCGGTGCGGTGCTGGCCCGACTGGTCAAGGCGCGGGGGTGGCAGACCCCGGCGGCCGAGGCGACCGTCTTCGGCGCCTGGGAGCGGGTGGTCGGGCCGGAGGTGGCCAAGCACAGCCGCCCGGTGAAGCTGGACGCCGGCGAGTTGACCGTGGAGGCGGAGTCGACCGCGTGGGCCACCCAGCTCCGGCTGCTGGCCGGGTCGCTGCTGCAGCGGATCGCGGCCGAGGTGGGGCACAACGTGGTCCGCAAGCTGCACATCCACGGGCCGAGCGCGCCGTCCTGGTCCCGCGGCCCGCGCCGGGTCCGCGGCCGCGGACCCCGCGACACCTACGGCTGA